In the Brassica napus cultivar Da-Ae chromosome A7, Da-Ae, whole genome shotgun sequence genome, one interval contains:
- the LOC106354793 gene encoding disease resistance protein Roq1 produces MVISFLHLTIFVFLAFLSVPLRRFREFLKKPETPQLRIHVPSSVSSAAEDESRGRSLWKYDVFLSFRGTDSRRSFVSHLYEALTKEGIKAFHDDRELTRGGFIWKELVKAIEESRFAVVVLTEGYATSRWCLEELSLIVDLASKKRLELIPVFLDIDPSELKRRNGWFEKALAKHELRYDLETVGRWRKALAEVGNISGWDSKTRSEEAVLVQEVVRDLSNRLFSQPSSDAEGLVGIMPHLRSVESLLSMDSGDVRMVGIWGMGGIGKSTIAKFVCKRLSSKFDGVCFLENAKTEFEQYGSSHMRQKVLREILRRKDLNSWDGDSGVMRQRLRGKSILLVIDNVDSVEQLQELVGSLEWFGPGSRIVITTRDKRVLEQHDVEYIYEVKPLKTTQALMLFSKHAFKQPRPPKDSAELSIDIVKQLDGLPLAIRVAGAALYRRDIADWEYYLDLLRTNVNSSVSKALRESFEALNNQEKLIFLYVACCFNGKHMHGVSRVLDLFIVSGHMPFRSTLCIRTLKEKCLISISTTQRLWVHDVLQDMARSIICEGKEENPWKRKILWNFMDINNVLCENMGSEAVEVESLLLDMPKGKELCISPAIFERMYNLKLLKFYNNSTGGESSKICMPGGLVYLPMLRYLHWQAYSLKSLPSRFCTTYLVELNLPNSSVETLWNGTQDLGNLRRMNLRGCRRLLEVPNLSKATSLEKLNLDNCESLVDLTDSVRHLNNLGVLELSGCKKLKNLPNNINLRLLRTLHLEGCSSLEDFPFLSENVRKITLDETAIEEIPASIERLSELKTLHLSGCKKLKNLPRTIRNIDSLTTLWLSNCPNITLFPEVGDNIESLALKGTAIEEVPATIGDKSRLCYLNMSGCQRLKNLPPTLKNLTHLKFLLLRGCTNITERPETAGRLKALDLNGTSIMEETSGSVQSDDEPLDMPRLAQYILQSVKERIRHQRSMKL; encoded by the exons ATGGTGATTAGCTTTCTCCACCTGACTATATTCGTCTTCCTCGCATTTCTCTCGGTACCACTACGTCGCTTCCGCGAATTTCTGAAGAAACCGGAGACACCTCAGCTTCGTATTCACGTGCCTTCTTCAGTTTCTTCGGCGGCTGAGGATGAATCGAGGGGCCGGTCTCTGTGGAAGTACGACGTCTTCCTCAGTTTCAGAGGAACAGACTCTCGGAGAAGTTTCGTCAGCCATCTCTACGAGGCTCTCACCAAGGAAGGAATCAAAGCCTTCCACGACGACAGAGAGCTCACGAGAGGCGGTTTCATCTGGAAAGAACTCGTGAAAGCGATCGAAGAGTCACGATTCGCCGTCGTTGTGCTCACCGAGGGATACGCTACCTCTCGCTGGTGTTTGGAAGAGCTTTCGCTTATCGTCGACCTCGCTTCGAAGAAACGGCTCGAGTTGATCCCTGTTTTTCTTGACATCGATCCGTCagagttgaagaggagaaacGGCTGGTTCGAGAAAGCTCTAGCGAAACATGAGCTGAGGTATGATCTGGAGACGGTGGGGAGGTGGAGAAAGGCGTTGGCTGAAGTTGGAAATATTTCGGGATGGGATTCCAAGACCAG GAGCGAGGAAGCAGTGCTTGTACAAGAAGTCGTTCGAGATCTTtctaacagattgttctcacAGCCATCCAGCGACGCAGAGGGACTGGTTGGGATAATGCCCCACTTGAGAAGCGTGGAATCTCTCTTATCCATGGACTCCGGAGATGTTCGAATGGTTGGAATCTGGGGCATGGGAGGCATAGGTAAATCCACCATTGCAAAGTTTGTTTGCAAACGCCTCTCAAGTAAGTTCGACGGCGTTTGCTTCCTAGAGAATGCGAAAACGGAATTTGAACAGTATGGTTCATCGCATATGCGACAGAAAGTCTTGAGGGAGATCCTCCGCAGAAAAGATCTGAACTCATGGGACGGTGATTCTGGCGTCATGAGGCAACGGCTCCGTGGGAAAAGTATACTTCTTGTTATCGACAATGTTGACAGCGTAGAACAGCTTCAAGAATTGGTCGGAAGCCTTGAGTGGTTTGGACCGGGGAGCAGGATCGTTATAACTACGCGGGACAAGCGTGTGCTGGAGCAGCATGATGTGGAATACATATATGAAGTCAAGCCTCTGAAGACTACCCAAGCACTTATGCTCTTCAGTAAGCATGCCTTCAAGCAACCTCGACCACCTAAAGATTCTGCAGAGCTCTCTATTGATATCGTCAAGCAACTCGATGGCCTTCCTTTAGCTATTCGAGTTGCTGGTGCAGCTCTGTATCGCCGGGACATTGCAGATTGGGAATACTACCTGGACCTGCTGAGAACTAATGTCAATAGTTCTGTCTCGAAGGCGTTGAGGGAAAGTTTTGAGGCATTAAACAATcaagaaaagttaatatttcTTTACGTTGCCTGTTGTTTCAATGGAAAGCATATGCATGGCGTCAGCAGGGTGTTAGACCTGTTCATTGTTTCTGGGCACATGCCATTCCGCTCCACGCTGTGTATCAGAACTCTTAAAGAGAAATGTCTAATTAGCATTTCAACCACACAGAGGCTATGGGTTCATGATGTACTCCAAGATATGGCTAGGAGTATCATTTGCgaaggaaaagaagaaaaccCATGGAAACGTAAGATTCTGTGGAACTTTATGGACATCAACAACGTGTTATGTGAAAACATG GGATCTGAAGCAGTTGAAGTTGAGAGTTTACTTCTTGACATGCCCAAAGGAAAGGAGCTCTGCATAAGCCCTGCAATCTTTGAGAGGATGTACAATCTAAAGCTGCTAAAATTTTACAACAATTCCACTGGTGGAGAGAGTAGTAAGATATGCATGCCTGGCGGCCTTGTCTATCTCCCTATGCTGAGATATCTTCACTGGCAGGCGTATAGTCTGAAATCTTTGCCTTCTCGATTCTGCACTACATATCTAGTTGAACTCAACCTCCCTAACAGTTCGGTTGAAACACTTTGGAATGGAACTCAG GACCTTGGAAATTTAAGGCGAATGAATTTGAGAGGATGCAGACGACTACTTGAAGTTCCTAACCTGTCAAAGGCGACAAGTCTTGAGAAATTAAATTTGGACAACTGTGAAAGCCTAGTTGATCTCACTGATTCTGTTAGACATCTAAACAACCTCGGGGTACTGGAGCTGAGCGGCTGCAAGAAACTCAAGAACCTCCCAAATAACATCAACCTGAGGCTTCTTAGAACTCTACATCTTGAAGGATGCTCAAGTCTAGAAGATTTCCCATTCCTTTCAGAAAATGTTAGAAAGATAACACTTGACGAGACAGCAATCGAGGAAATTCCAGCGTCAATTGAGCGTCTATCAGAGCTCAAAACTCTGCACTTATCAGGTTGCAAGAAACTGAAGAATCTTCCACGTACCATTAGAAACATAGATTCCCTCACAACTCTCTGGCTCTCCAACTGTCCCAACATCACATTATTTCCAGAGGTTGGAGATAACATAGAATCACTAGCGTTGAAGGGAACGGCAATAGAGGAAGTGCCTGCAACGATAGGTGACAAATCAAGACTCTGTTACCTCAACATGTCCGGGTGCCAAAGGCTTAAGAACCTGCCTCCCACACTGAAGAACTTGACACACCTGAAATTCCTCTTACTCCGGGGTTGCACCAATATCACAGAGCGTCCTGAGACCGCGGGTCGACTAAAAGCGTTAGATCTGAATGGGACATCCATAATGGAGGAGACTTCCGGGTCGGTTCAGTCCGACGACGAACCACTTGATATGCCTAGATTGGCTCAATACATCCTTCAGTCTGTCAAGGAGCGCATCAGACACCAGAGGTCCATGAAGCTATGA
- the LOC106354794 gene encoding protein SOMBRERO has product MEIGSSSTVAGGGQLSVPPGFRFHPTEEELLYYYLKKKVSYEPIDLDVIREVDLNKLEPWDLKEKCRIGSGPQNEWYFFSHKDKKYPTGTRTNRATAAGFWKATGRDKSIHLNSSKKIGLRKTLVFYTGRAPHGQKTEWIMHEYRLDDNENEIQEDGWVVCRVFKKKNHFRGFHQEQDQDHHHHQYISTNNDHDHHHHQHQTESNSNNHSSLIPLSLDHHHHNMGRQIHMPLHEFSNTLSHGSMHLPQLFSPDSAAAAAAAAAQPFVLSINTTDIECSQNLLRLTSNNNNYGGDWSFLDKLLTTNMNQQQQVQNHQAKCFGDSSNSDQAVTHDHLGNNNGNERFPFHYLGNDANLLKFPK; this is encoded by the exons ATGGAGATAGGCTCGTCGTCCACAGTGGCCGGAGGAGGACAGCTCTCGGTGCCTCCAGGTTTTCGGTTTCATCCAACCGAGGAGGAGCTTCTCTATTATTACCTCAAGAAGAAGGTTTCTTATGAACCAATTGATTTAGATGTCATTAGAGAAGTTGATCTCAACAAGCTTGAACCTTGGGATCTTAAAG AAAAATGCAGAATCGGGTCGGGTCCTCAAAACGAGTGGTACTTCTTTAGCCACAAGGACAAGAAATATCCAACTGGAACCCGAACGAACCGAGCCACTGCAGCCGGATTCTGGAAGGCTACTGGTAGAGATAAATCCATACACCTCAACAGCTCAAAAAAGATAGGACTTCGTAAGACTCTTGTCTTCTACACTGGTCGTGCTCCTCATGGCCAAAAAACTGAATGGATCATGCATGAATATCGCCTAGACGATAACGAAAACGAGATCCAG GAAGATGGGTGGGTTGTATGCAGAGTgttcaagaagaagaaccatTTTAGAGGATTTCACCAAGAACAAGACCAAGATCATCACCATCACCAATACATAAGCACCAACAATGATCAtgatcaccatcatcatcagcatcaaACTGAATCCAATTCGAACAATCATTCTTCTCTGATCCCACTATCTctggatcatcatcatcataacaTGGGAAGACAGATCCACATGCCGTTACATGAGTTTTCAAACACTTTAAGCCACGGGTCAATGCATCTCCCTCAGCTCTTTAGCCCTGACTCGgccgcagcagcagcagcagcagcagcccaACCGTTTGTGTTGTCAATCAACACAACAGACATTGAATGCTCACAGAATCTACTGAGGCTGACTTCTAACAACAACAACTATGGCGGAGACTGGTCGTTTCTGGACAAGCTTCTCACGACCAACATGAATCAGCAGCAGCAAGTGCAGAACCATCAAGCCAAATGTTTTGGTGACTCAAGTAACAGCGACCAGGCTGTTACTCATGACCATCTGGGCAATAATAATGGTAATGAAAGGTTCCCGTTTCACTATCTGGGAAACGATGCTAATCTTCTCAAGTTCCCAAAGTAG
- the LOC106354795 gene encoding syntaxin-52: MASSSDAWMREYNEALKLSEDINGMMSERNSSGVTGPDAQRRASAIRRKITILGTRLDSLQSLLVKVPGKQHVSEKEMNRRKDMVGNLRSKANQVASALNMSNFANRDSLLGPETKPDDAMNRVSGMDNQGIVGFQRQVMREQDEGLEKLEETVMSTKHIALAVNEELTLQTRLIEDLDYHVDVTDSRLRRVQKSLAVMNKNMKGGCSCMSMLLSVLGIVGLALVIWLLVKYL, translated from the exons ATGGCGTCTTCGTCTGATGCATGGATGAGAGAGTACAACGAGGCTTTAAAACTCTCTGAGGATATTAACGGCATGATGTCCGAAAGGAACTCTTCTGGTGTAACGGGTCCTGATGCTCAGCGTCGTGCCTCAGCTATACGGAGAAAGATCACTATTTTGGGGACTCGATTAGACAGTCTTCAATCCCTTCTTGTAAAAGTTCCTGGGAAGCAACACGT GtcagagaaggagatgaatcGTCGCAAGGATATGGTTGGGAACTTGAGATCAAAGGCGAATCAGGTGGCGTCTGCTTTGAACATGTCGAACTTTGCGAATAGAGACAGCTTGCTTGGGCCAGAGACAAAGCCTGATGATGCGATGAATAGAGTGTCTGGTATGGATAACCAAGGCATTGTTGGATTTCAACGACAAGTTATGAGAG AACAAGACGAAGGGCTGGAGAAATTGGAGGAAACAGTCATGAGTACCAAACACATAGCTCTTGCTGTCAACGAGGAGCTCACTCTTCAGACAAGGCTTATC GAAGACTTAGACTACCATGTGGATGTTACCGACTCTCGCTTACGg CGGGTGCAGAAGAGCCTAGCGGTGATGAACAAGAATATGAAAGGAGGATGCTCGTGCATGTCAATGCTATTGTCTGTGCTTGGAATCGTTGGTCTTGCTCTTGTCATCTGGCTGCTCGTTAAGTACCTGTAA
- the LOC106354792 gene encoding uncharacterized protein LOC106354792, which produces MGTPRHQQPFQHSVEPGYGNNETVPQAGSTIANFRAPNPNASDVKQVRNFSIQTGEEFSLEFMRDRVNPQRSSNPNAAGDTNTSDCASDVSRMSTMENGLRGYDRTNPSIHEFGNRLGHVQSAPQASFSKDSSLGNLLGYSSSSASGSVIAKVKIFCSFGGKILPRPGDSQLRYVGGETHIISVRKDISWLALRQKVLEVYYQTHVVKYQLPGEDLDALVSVTCEEDLQNMFEEYNEMGNRGGYQKLRMFLFSISDLDDALLGVNKNDGDSEFQYVVAVNGVGIGSGRNSTTLHGLDKSSANNLAELDVWNTEGIKSIAGDVVGVSAQQLMANGFQQSSGQQSESIPPGSSLQYSQSIPPNATYQLQQSVPASSDLHYSQSIPRSSSFQYPQSITPGSASSYGFYPQYYGHVVQHGEGEHFPLYAQNPNYSGLAETTSSIPFQGHVNQQGGWAEGYPYPSPTPQSTQALAEEQKVLPPDMKVHEHVEPENRKNLANGHQDRPHINDAEVTNQNQVREVSAATITPSQEAHLLPLRSDARQSASPKPDTYRDDVFAGLVPLSGKEDQLPTSNGNVRNDSESNLIDLNYPEPVHSPPKVYRSERIPREQLEVLNRLSKSDGSLDSQFLMSQPETNTAQQDAAKEAAGKSHEDSQTVNGDATHREHKSIETVFEKLGVSDDTLDSEPLRKIANHDDANKNRVVNGADVNAAIGHATPEEQASTNDSDSLHGDILIDINDRFPRDFLSEIFSKAISEDTYAVHPYPHNGAAISMNVQNQDPKNWSYFQQLAEELIQRDVAGVDQADSHFPSDLKDGGESTRLHLTPLSRDGNSANVVDPKLTLGRDYGDDFSRRNEGGTSTILPSLENEHMKVTESEEFGDMKENVRTPDFAPKDEKTEIRHAALPPLGSEFDRSGLQIIKNEDLEELKELGSGTFGMVYHGKWRGSDVAIKRIKKNCFAGRSSEQERLTGEFWGEAEILSKLHHPNVVAFYGVVKDGPGGTMATVTEYMVDGSLRHVLVRKDRHLDRRKRLLIAMDAAFGMEYLHSKNTVHFDLKCDNLLVNLKDPSRPICKVGDFGLSKIKRNTLVSGGVRGTLPWMAPELLNGSSSKVSEKVDVFSFGIVLWEILTGEEPYGTMHYGAIIGGIVNNTLRPTIPAFCDDEWRTLMEECWAPNPMARPSFTEIAGRLRVMSSAAISTQSKPPAHKASK; this is translated from the exons ATGGGTACACCTAGACACCAGCAGCCTTTTCAGCACTCTGTGGAACCTGGATACGGAAACAACGAGACTGTTCCTCAAGCTGGGAGCACGATTGCTAATTTTAGAGCTCCCAATCCAAATGCTTCAGATGTTAAGCAGGTGCGTAACTTCTCCATACAAACAGGGGAGGAGTTTTCTCTTGAGTTTATGCGTGATCGGGTGAATCCTCAGAGGTCTTCCAACCCCAATGCAGCTGGGGACACCAATACAAGTGACTGTGCTTCAGATGTCTCCAGGATGAGCACTATGGAAAATGGCTTGAGGGGTTATGACAGAACCAACCCTTCGATTCACGAGTTTGGAAATAGACTTGGTCATGTCCAGTCAGCACCGCAAGCTTCGTTTAGTAAAGATAGTAGTCTAGGAAATTTACTAGGAtactcatcttcttcagccTCAGGTAGTGTAATAGCGAAAGTTAAGATCTTTTgcagttttggtgggaaaatactTCCACGCCCAGGTGATTCACAGCTTAGATATGTTGGAGGCGAGACACACATTATTTCTGTAAGGAAGGACATATCTTGGCTGGCGCTTAGGCAGAAAGTACTTGAGGTTTATTACCAAACTCATGTTGTGAAGTATCAGCTTCCTGGTGAAGATCTTGATGCGTTGGTCTCTGTAACATGTGAAGAAGATCTCCAGAATATGTTTGAAGAGTATAACGAGATGGGAAACCGTGGTGGCTATCAGAAGCTTAGGATGTTTCTGTTCTCCATCAGCGATCTGGATGATGCTCTTTTGGGGGTTAATAAAAATGATGGTGACTCTGAGTTCCAGTATGTTGTAGCGGTAAATGGCGTGGGAATTGGATCAGGAAGGAACTCTACTACCCTTCATGGGCTGGATAAATCTTCAGCAAACAACTTAGCTGAGCTTGATGTATGGAACACTGAGGGGATTAAAAGCATTGCTGGAGATGTTGTTGGAGTTAGCGCACAGCAGTTGATGGCAAATGGGTTCCAGCAATCATCTGGTCAACAGTCCGAGTCTATTCCACCAGGATCATCGCTTCAGTATTCTCAGTCTATTCCACCCAATGCTACATATCAGTTGCAGCAATCTGTTCCAGCAAGTTCGGATCTTCATTATTCCCAGTCAATTCCCCGGAGTTCTTCTTTCCAGTATCCACAATCCATCACACCGGGGTCTGCCAGCTCTTATGGATTTTACCCGCAGTATTACGGGCACGTggttcaacatggagaaggagAGCACTTTCCTCTGTATGCTCAAAATCCTAACTACTCCGGTCTCGCGGAAACTACCAGTTCAATACCGTTCCAAGGGCATGTCAATCAGCAAGGTGGATGGGCTGAAGGGTATCCGTACCCTAGTCCTACACCACAAAGCACGCAAGCCCTTGCTGAGGAGCAGAAGGTATTACCACCTGATATGAAAGTTCATGAGCATGTTGAGCCTGAAAACCGTAAAAATTTGGCAAACGGTCACCAGGATCGTCCTCATATAAATGATGCTGAGGTGACGAATCAGAATCAAGTTCGGGAGGTGTCTGCTGCAACAATTACTCCTAGCCAGGAGGCACATTTACTTCCCCTTAGAAGTGATGCACGGCAAAGCGCTTCTCCAAAGCCTGATACTTACCGTGATGATGTTTTTGCTGGGCTGGTTCCTCTATCTGGTAAGGAAGATCAGCTCCCAACTTCAAATGGCAATGTTCGTAACGACTCTGAGTCAAATCTAATTGATCTTAACTACCCTGAGCCTGTGCATTCTCCACCTAAGGTATATCGTTCAGAGAGAATACCTCGTGAACAGTTAGAAGTGCTAAATCGTTTGTCGAAATCTGATGGCTCGCTAGATTCTCAGTTCTTAATGTCTCAGCCAGAAACGAACACTGCACAGCAAGATGCAGCAAAAGAAGCAGCTGGAAAGTCGCATGAAGATTCCCAAACTGTTAACGGTGATGCTACCCACCGGGAGCATAAAAGCATTGAGACAGTCTTTGAAAAACTGGGGGTATCAGATGATACATTGGACTCCGAGCCCCTGCGAAAAATTGCGAATCATGATGATGCAAACAAGAACAGAGTAGTCAATGGGGCAGATGTAAACGCAGCAATTGGTCATGCTACTCCTGAAGAGCAAGCTTCTACTAACGATTCTGATTCACTGCATGGAGATATTCTTATCGATATCAATGACCGGTTTCCTCGTGACTTCCTTTCTGAAATATTTTCGAAGGCAATCTCAGAGGACACATATGCTGTCCATCCATATCCTCACAATGGAGCTGCTATTAGCATGAATGTGCAGAATCAAGATCCAAAAAATTGGTCGTATTTTCAGCAGCTGGCTGAAGAACTTATCCAAAGAGATGTCGCGGGTGTTGACCAAGCTGATTCTCACTTTCCATCTGACCTTAAAGATGGTGGAGAGAGCACCAGATTGCATCTCACACCATTGAGTAGAGATGGTAATTCAGCAAACGTTGTGGATCCTAAACTGACTCTAGGTCGAGATTATGGGGATGATTTTTCTAGAAGGAACGAGGGTGGCACTAGCACTATTCTCCCTTCTCTTGAGAATGAACATATGAAGGTCACAGAGAGCGAAGAATTTGGCGACATGAAGGAGAACGTGAGGACGCCAGATTTTGCACCAAAG GATGAAAAGACAGAAATAAGGCATGCTGCGCTTCCTCCACTTGGCTCAGAGTTTGATCGCAGTGGCTTGCAG ATCATTAAGAATGAAGATCTTGAGGAGTTGAAAGAGCTTGGTTCTGGTACTTTTGGAATGGTTTATCATGGGAAATGGAGAGGATCAGATGTCGCTATCAAGAGGATAAAGAAGAATTGCTTTGCTGGGCGGTCATCAGAGCAAGAGAGATTG ACTGGTGAATTCTGGGGGGAGGCTGAGATTCTTTCAAAACTTCATCACCCGAATGTGGTAGCATTTTATGGTGTTGTAAAAGACGGGCCTGGGGGGACAATGGCGACCGTGACAGAGTACATGGTGGATGGTTCTCTGAGGCATGTTCTGGTCCGGAAGGACAG GCATCTTGATCGTCGTAAGAGACTTCTCATTGCCATGGATGCTGCATTTGGCATGGAATATTTGCACTCCAAAAATACTGTTCACTTCGATTTGAAATGTGACAATTTACTTGTGAACTTGAAAGATCCCTCTCGCCCAATCTGCAAG GTTGGTGACTTTGGTTTGTCAAAAATCAAGAGAAATACATTGGTATCTGGTGGTGTACGTGGAACCTTACCATGGATGGcgccagagcttctaaatgggAGCAGCAGCAAAGTTTCAGAAAAG GTGGATGTATTCTCTTTTGGTATTGTTCTGTGGGAGATTCTGACGGGGGAGGAACCATATGGCACTATGCACTACGGGGCCATAATAG GTGGGATAGTGAACAACACACTGAGGCCAACCATACCAGCCTTCTGTGACGATGAATGGAGAACACTAATGGAGGAGTGTTGGGCGCCAAACCCAATGGCAAGACCATCTTTCACAGAGATAGCTGGTCGCTTGCGAGTGATGTCATCTGCAGCTATTTCGACCCAGTCCAAGCCACCAGCTCACAAGGCTTCCAAATAA
- the LOC106354798 gene encoding B3 domain-containing protein At3g19184-like, producing the protein MVESEYEQIRLKRVEENKKRMIELNLNNLSQSLRLSSPSPKPSPAKARTPRTPVDSSEVRRSSRAKNPPPSYKEFGLEPLERPRRSYQRRDLLNRVYASDDARVYAIERAEALQSSLEPEFPSFIKPMLQSHVTGGFWLGLPRQFCHTHLPKYDEMITLVDENEDESVTKYLADKNGLSGGWRGFAIDHQLVDGDAVVFHLINPTTFKVYIVRVNDESNNGSGGSNEKELAIKPNKNQEEKNVSEVPPLSNSGKRKRRGRK; encoded by the exons ATGGTGGAATCGGAGTATGAGCAGATACGATTGAAAAGGGTGGAAGAGAACAAGAAGAGGATGATTGAGCTTAATCTCAACAACCTCTCTCAGTCTCTTCGCCTCTCCTCTCCTTCCCCCAAGCCTTCTCCT GCCAAGGCAAGGACGCCGCGTACTCCGGTGGACTCGTCGGAGGTCAGGAGATCAAGCCGCGCTAAGAATCCTCCTCCCAGCTACAAAGAG TTTGGGCTAGAACCTTTGGAAAGGCCAAGAAG GAGCTATCAAAGGAGAGATTTGCTGAACCGGGTTTATGCCTCAGACGATGCTAGAGTCTATGCAATCGAGAGAGCAGAGGCGCTTCAGTCAAGCTTAGAGCCTGAGTTCCCGAGCTTTATCAAACCGATGCTCCAGTCACACGTTACCGGAGGATTCTGGTTG GGCTTGCCGCGTCAGTTTTGCCATACGCATCTGCCGAAGTACGATGAAATGATCACTCTAGTTGATGAAAACGAGGATGAATCTGTGACCAAATACCTTGCTGATAAGAATGGTCTTAGCGGAGGCTGGAGAGGTTTCGCTATTGATCATCAGCTTGTCGATGGAGATGCTGTTGTCTTTCACCTTATCAACCCAACTACCTTCAag GTGTATATCGTTAGGGTAAATGATGAATCAAACAACGGTTCAGGTGGGAGCAATGAGAAAGAGCTTGCTATTAAACCAAACAAGAATCAAGAGGAGAAGAATGTTTCAGAAGTTCCTCCCTTGTCAAACAGTGGTAAAAGAAAGCGAAGAG